Within Vannielia litorea, the genomic segment CCTGGTCGTGGGTGACGTAGATGATGGTGTTCTCCAGCCGCTGGTGCAGGCGCTTGATCTCGGCCCGCATCTGGCCGCGCAGCTTGGCGTCGAGGTTGGACAGCGGCTCGTCGAACAGGAACACCTCCGGGTCGCGCACGATGGCCCGGCCCATGGCAACGCGCTGGCGCTGGCCGCCTGAAAGCGCACCCGGCTTGCGGTCGAGCAGTTGCGTGAGTTCGAGGATCTCGGCCACCTCGCGCACGCGGCGGTCGATCTCCGGCTTGGGCATCTTCGAGAGTTGCAGCGAAAAGGCCATGTTGTTGTAGACCGTCTTGGACGGGTAGAGCGCGTAGTTCTGGAACACCATCGCGATGCCGCGCTCCTTGGGGCGCAGGCCGTTCACCACCCGGTCGCCGATGGCGATCTCGCCGCCCGAGATGGTCTCGAGCCCGGCCACCATGCGCAGGGTGGTGGACTTGCCGCAGCCCGAGGGGCCGACGAGAACGCAGAACTCGCCGGGCTCGATCGAGATGTCGATCCCGTGCAGCGCCTGCTGGGCGCCATACATCTTTACGAGGTTTCGGATTTCAATGCGTGACATGGGGACTCCGGGGCTTACAGACGGCGCGCTTCGTTGCGCAGGTAGAGCAGCGTGAAGGCCGCCGAGATGATGAGGATGGAAACGGCGACGGTGGCCGCCTGGGCAAACTGGAAATCCACGAAGGCGAGGCGGAAGGTGAGCGTGGAGAGCACTTCGGTTGCGCGGCCCGGTCCGCCGCCGGTGGAGAGCCAGACCAGCGGGAAGAGCTGGAAGGTCCAGATCAGGTCGAGCAGGGCGACGCCGTAGATCACCGGTTTCAGCTGCGGCAGGGTGACGTGCCAGAATTTGTGCCAGAAGCCCGCGCCGTCGATCTCGGCGGCCTCGTAGAGCTCGCGCGGGACGGTCTGCAGGCCGGAGAGAAAGCTGACCATGATGAAGGGATAGCCGCGCCAGGTGGAGATCAGCAGCAGCGACCACATGGCGAGGTCGGGATTGCCCAGCCAGTCGAGCGGCTCCGATGTAAGGCCCAGCCATTGC encodes:
- a CDS encoding ABC transporter ATP-binding protein produces the protein MSRIEIRNLVKMYGAQQALHGIDISIEPGEFCVLVGPSGCGKSTTLRMVAGLETISGGEIAIGDRVVNGLRPKERGIAMVFQNYALYPSKTVYNNMAFSLQLSKMPKPEIDRRVREVAEILELTQLLDRKPGALSGGQRQRVAMGRAIVRDPEVFLFDEPLSNLDAKLRGQMRAEIKRLHQRLENTIIYVTHDQVEAMTLADRIVIMRDGRIEQQGTPDEIFHDPDTVFVAGFMGSPPMNLVDCMVTPTGLKLGDSEIACATPERIRPGERVICGIRPDDIRPASDQPGGAPITLPVTLIEQLGTEKLVHFSAGSHDMIGKTGGRTELAEGRPQELSFDMTHAYFFDPESGKRIR
- a CDS encoding carbohydrate ABC transporter permease, with protein sequence MTTRGTPYLFLLPGLVILGALLSVPLYKVVEYSLYDNVIVERNPTWVGLDNYTTLLTDPGYWSAGLNTLVFTIGSVAGHMVVGIGLALLVNADINPRARTFFRSMLVLPWIFTAVVVALNWQLLLNPFGLVNYVLQWLGLTSEPLDWLGNPDLAMWSLLLISTWRGYPFIMVSFLSGLQTVPRELYEAAEIDGAGFWHKFWHVTLPQLKPVIYGVALLDLIWTFQLFPLVWLSTGGGPGRATEVLSTLTFRLAFVDFQFAQAATVAVSILIISAAFTLLYLRNEARRL